The DNA sequence GATGCTCGGCTTCTGGCAGGACCAGACCTACTGGGGTCAGGACGGGTTCGTCGCCGAGCGGAACGGGGGCATCATCGGTGCCCTGAAGCTGTCCTATTCGAAGGAGGACGGGGCGACCGCCCTCGAGTTCGACCTCATGGTCGACCCCGAGCACTGGGGCGAGGGCGCCGAGCAGGCGCTGCTCGGCGTCGTCGAGGATGAAGCACGATCGCTCGGTCGTACGGTCGTGCAGACCTGGACGCTGCACCGACCGGACGCGGGCGGGCATCGGCTCGAACCCTCCACCGGGTGGGGTTCGATCCCCGCGGAGGATCGCCAGACCGTCCTCCACCTGACGCACGGCTACACGTTGGAGCAGGTCGAGCGCAACAGCGCGTTCGACCTCCGCGGATCGTTCGAACTCGTCGGGCGCATGCTCCACGACTCGCTGCGCGCCGCCGGCGACGACTACCGCGTCGTCGAGTGGACCTCGCCCACCCCTCACGAGCATCTCGACAGCTTCGCCTACGCCATCTCCCGGATGTCGACGGATGCGCCGCAAGGTGGACTCGTCATCGAGGAGGAGAAGTGGGATGCCGAGCGCGTCCGTACGCGCGACGAGCGACTGAGAAGCCAGGGTCTGCTGGCTTCTCTCGCGTGCGTCGTCCATGTGCCCACCGGCGCGATCGTCGCGTTCAACGAGCTCGTGATCGGCGAGGACCGCAGCGCGGCCACCCAGCAGTACGGCACGCTGGTCGTGCGAGAACACCGGGGACGACGGCTCGGCACCGTGGTCAAATGCGCGAATCTCATCCGCTGGCGCGATCTCGTGCCCGAGTCGCCTCGCGTGACCACGTTCAACGCCGAAGAGAACCGCCACATGCTCGCCATCAACGAGGCGATCGGATTCTACGCGATGTCCTACGCAGGGGCGTGGAAGAAGGTGCTCACCTAGGCGCTCAGCCCGCCGAGCTCTGAGTGTCGTTCCGGCTGTTGCCGTCTCGGCGCTTCTCCGCGAATCCGGTGAGCGTGCCGGCGACGGAAGTCGAACGGAAGCGCTGACAGTGCGGGCAGTAGTGGCTGGAGCGGTTCATGAAGGAGACGCGTACGATCGCGCGCCCGCAGCGCGGGCAGGGAAGTCCGGTGCGGCCGTAGGCATTCAGGGAGTGCGCGAAGTAGCCGGCCTGCCCGTTGACGTTGACGTACTGGGCGTCGAAACTCGTGCCCCCCTCCGCGAGCGCCTGGTGCAGCACCGCGCGGATCTCGCTCAGCAGACGGTTGACGGTACGAGTCGAGAGCGCTCGCGACTCAGTCTCAGGGTGCAGCCGGGTGCGCCAGAGTGCTTCGTCGGCGTAGATGTTGCCGATGCCGCTGATGACCGTCTGATCGAGCAGGACCCGCTTGATCGCGGACTCCTTCCGCCGCAGCGCCTCGCGGAACCGGTCGTCACGGAAAGCGGGATCGAGCGGATCGCGAGCGATGTGGGCGACCTGTTCCGGGACGAGCGGCTGATCCGTGCCGAGCCCACCGGGCGCGGCATCCGGCGTCGACGTGAGGGGGTCCACCGTGAGTGAGCCGAAGGTGCGCTGGTCGGCGAAGACGACGGCCAGCTCACCGTGCTGCGGATGCTGGATCTCCAGGCGGATGCGCTCGTGCCTCTCGGCGGGCGCACCGGGCGTCCGCAGGAGCAGCTGTCCGCTCATGCCCAGGTGAGCGAGGAGGGCGTGGGCGGGCTGTGACTCGCCTGCCGCCGGCGCGAGCGGGATCCAGAGGAACTTGCCGCGTCGCGCCGCTCCGTGCAGCACCCGTCCGGTCAGGACGCGTTCGAAGTCCGCGGCCGTGCCGTCGTATCTCGTCAGTGCGCGCTCATCCCACGCGCTGACGCCGACGACGGTGGCGCCGGACACGGCGGGGTCGAGGCCCGCTCGGACGACCTCGACCTCGGGAAGCTCCGGCACGGCGCGCTCAGCCTCGTGCGCTGAGCTCGCGCCACGCGTGCAGCGCAGCAGCCATCTCGGCCTGCTTCTTGCTCGAACCCGTTCCGTGGGCGGAGTAGTCTCCGACGGTGACGGTGGCGGAGAAGAGCCGGTTGTGGTCAGGACCGGTCGAGGTCACCTCGTACACCGGAGGCGTTGATCCGGTGCGGGACGCGAGTTCTTGAAGCGTGGTCTTGGGATCCACGGCGGCGCCGTAGCGGTCGGGATCCGCCAGGAGAGGGTCGATCAACCGCAGCACGAGACCGGTCGCAGCCTCCGGGCCCACCGACAGATACGTCGCGCCGATCACCGCTTCCATCGTGTCGGCGAGGATGGAGTCCTTGTCGCGGCCGCCCGTCTGCTCTTCGCCCCGCCCGAGCTTCACGTGCGCGCCGAGGCCGATGCCGCGGGCGACGTGGGCCAACGCGACGGTCGACACCACGCTCGCACGACGCTTGGCGAGCGCACCCTCGTCGAGCGAAGGGTTGGCCGTGAAAAGCCGCACGGTCACGGCTTGCCCGAGCAC is a window from the Microbacterium lacus genome containing:
- the mutM gene encoding bifunctional DNA-formamidopyrimidine glycosylase/DNA-(apurinic or apyrimidinic site) lyase — translated: MPELPEVEVVRAGLDPAVSGATVVGVSAWDERALTRYDGTAADFERVLTGRVLHGAARRGKFLWIPLAPAAGESQPAHALLAHLGMSGQLLLRTPGAPAERHERIRLEIQHPQHGELAVVFADQRTFGSLTVDPLTSTPDAAPGGLGTDQPLVPEQVAHIARDPLDPAFRDDRFREALRRKESAIKRVLLDQTVISGIGNIYADEALWRTRLHPETESRALSTRTVNRLLSEIRAVLHQALAEGGTSFDAQYVNVNGQAGYFAHSLNAYGRTGLPCPRCGRAIVRVSFMNRSSHYCPHCQRFRSTSVAGTLTGFAEKRRDGNSRNDTQSSAG
- the rnc gene encoding ribonuclease III, translating into MTQVAPERSALTDKLGVDIDPELLSLALTHRSWAYEHGQGPHNERLEFLGDSVLGQAVTVRLFTANPSLDEGALAKRRASVVSTVALAHVARGIGLGAHVKLGRGEEQTGGRDKDSILADTMEAVIGATYLSVGPEAATGLVLRLIDPLLADPDRYGAAVDPKTTLQELASRTGSTPPVYEVTSTGPDHNRLFSATVTVGDYSAHGTGSSKKQAEMAAALHAWRELSARG
- a CDS encoding GNAT family N-acetyltransferase, with the protein product MPDISTEQVAVARIAPPARLDGPEAAPFLEMVRIGNAVCRHDTGHDDLAQEPAEMLGFWQDQTYWGQDGFVAERNGGIIGALKLSYSKEDGATALEFDLMVDPEHWGEGAEQALLGVVEDEARSLGRTVVQTWTLHRPDAGGHRLEPSTGWGSIPAEDRQTVLHLTHGYTLEQVERNSAFDLRGSFELVGRMLHDSLRAAGDDYRVVEWTSPTPHEHLDSFAYAISRMSTDAPQGGLVIEEEKWDAERVRTRDERLRSQGLLASLACVVHVPTGAIVAFNELVIGEDRSAATQQYGTLVVREHRGRRLGTVVKCANLIRWRDLVPESPRVTTFNAEENRHMLAINEAIGFYAMSYAGAWKKVLT